A genomic region of Candidatus Delongbacteria bacterium contains the following coding sequences:
- the purE gene encoding 5-(carboxyamino)imidazole ribonucleotide mutase, producing MSARILMLIGSESDRSVFEEARPWLAEFGIDGELIVSSAHRNPKRTAELAEGARAAGYSAIICGAGMAAHLAGVVASHSTLPVIGVPLAGSALNGMDALLSTVQMPAGIPVATTAIGKAGVINAVLLVARMLSLGDAKMVERLDAFMARGARLA from the coding sequence ATGAGTGCCCGCATTCTGATGCTGATTGGTTCCGAGAGTGATCGCTCCGTGTTCGAAGAAGCCCGCCCCTGGCTGGCCGAGTTCGGAATCGATGGCGAATTGATCGTCTCCAGTGCCCATCGCAATCCCAAGCGGACCGCCGAACTGGCCGAGGGCGCCCGCGCGGCCGGCTACAGCGCGATCATCTGCGGTGCGGGCATGGCCGCCCATCTTGCCGGTGTGGTGGCCAGTCACAGCACCCTGCCCGTGATCGGTGTGCCGCTGGCCGGCTCGGCCCTCAACGGCATGGACGCCCTGCTGTCCACGGTGCAGATGCCCGCCGGAATTCCCGTGGCCACCACGGCCATCGGCAAGGCCGGCGTGATCAACGCGGTGCTGCTGGTGGCCCGCATGCTGTCACTCGGCGATGCGAAGATGGTCGAGCGCCTGGACGCCTTCATGGCCCGGGGAGCCCGACTCGCTTGA
- a CDS encoding DUF4837 family protein produces the protein MKTAQRLVLLLLLLALASGCSKPRSIGELYEVTVLVDDADWQEVGPQLEELFSATWVTPEEEARIRMVRADPGRPQEALNRRNLLIVSAGPASGPVGQLLESMLKPEVRDRIAKEEGFLFARDEAFARDQKLAILAAPDPVSFRRQCGERSGEILDLFEANDQAAQLERLYRSMEQTVLEDSLRTSWGFTFRVPVDWFLIQQEEEPRMVRLRRLYPDRWLTVHWVAGDDSLRLSEEGMREVRRRLGRAYYDKDYTEPSVGRFGVSSLGQRSTTLLEGFWGTDDYIGGGPFLLWAWFDPKAGPAGRTYYIDAAVLHPAGGKGPFLHQLRTIAGTFLGNRDELAAGFSEP, from the coding sequence GTGAAAACAGCCCAGAGACTTGTCCTGTTGCTGCTCCTGCTGGCCCTGGCCAGTGGGTGCTCCAAGCCGCGCAGCATCGGCGAACTCTACGAGGTGACCGTGCTGGTGGATGATGCCGACTGGCAGGAGGTGGGGCCCCAGCTGGAAGAGCTGTTCTCGGCCACCTGGGTCACGCCCGAGGAAGAAGCCCGGATCCGGATGGTGCGTGCCGATCCCGGCCGGCCCCAGGAAGCCCTCAATCGGCGAAATCTGCTGATCGTGAGCGCCGGACCGGCCAGTGGACCTGTCGGTCAATTGCTGGAGTCCATGCTCAAGCCCGAGGTGCGCGACCGGATCGCCAAGGAAGAAGGATTTCTCTTCGCCCGGGACGAGGCCTTCGCGCGGGACCAGAAACTGGCGATCCTGGCCGCACCCGACCCGGTCAGTTTCAGGCGTCAGTGTGGCGAGCGCTCGGGCGAGATCCTGGACCTCTTCGAAGCCAATGACCAGGCGGCCCAGCTCGAGCGGCTCTATCGCAGCATGGAACAGACGGTGCTCGAGGATTCGCTGCGAACCAGCTGGGGATTCACCTTTCGCGTGCCCGTGGACTGGTTCCTGATCCAGCAGGAAGAGGAACCCCGCATGGTGCGCCTGCGCCGACTCTACCCGGACCGCTGGCTGACCGTGCACTGGGTTGCCGGCGACGACAGTCTGCGCCTGTCCGAGGAAGGCATGCGCGAGGTGCGCCGCCGCCTGGGCCGGGCCTACTACGACAAGGATTACACCGAGCCCTCCGTCGGTCGTTTCGGAGTCAGCAGTCTGGGTCAGCGCAGCACCACCCTGCTGGAAGGGTTCTGGGGCACCGACGACTACATCGGAGGAGGCCCGTTTCTGCTCTGGGCCTGGTTCGATCCCAAGGCAGGGCCGGCAGGGCGCACATACTATATTGACGCGGCCGTGCTGCATCCGGCCGGGGGCAAAGGCCCTTTCCTGCATCAGTTGAGAACCATCGCAGGCACCTTCCTGGGCAACCGGGATGAGCTGGCAGCCGGCTTCAGCGAACCGTGA
- a CDS encoding NAD(P)-dependent oxidoreductase, with product MRQRVLLTGCHGRLGQHLLRLLLPRFDVLGVGRAPGSFVAHSHFRYAAISGVGKSALKPLFHDFRPDAVLNAAAYTQVDRAEDEREACWQANVDLVRTLSELCHPRGLWLGQVSTDYIFDGEHGPYEESATPSPLNVYGQSKLAAENLLRGAGGNTAIVRTIVVYGKGHGLGLDFVSWVLQELSAQRPIQVVTDQSGNCIWAMELARLLVLAMEQRRCGLFHAGCDEVLTRYELARTVARVFDLDENLVIPVASAQLSQAAKRPARSGLLTGETRRQLGIQLLGLEESLRAFKADRSQSWSMN from the coding sequence TTGAGGCAGCGTGTCCTGCTGACCGGCTGTCATGGCCGCCTGGGTCAACATCTGCTGCGTCTGTTGCTGCCACGATTCGATGTGCTGGGAGTGGGGCGTGCGCCCGGCAGTTTCGTGGCACACAGCCATTTCCGCTACGCAGCGATTTCCGGAGTGGGCAAGTCCGCGCTGAAGCCCCTGTTTCACGACTTCCGCCCGGATGCGGTGCTGAACGCCGCCGCCTACACCCAGGTCGACCGGGCCGAAGACGAGCGCGAGGCCTGCTGGCAGGCCAACGTGGACCTGGTGCGTACGCTGTCGGAACTCTGTCATCCCCGGGGCCTCTGGCTGGGCCAGGTGTCCACGGACTACATCTTCGACGGCGAGCACGGTCCCTATGAGGAGAGCGCCACGCCCTCGCCCCTGAATGTCTACGGTCAGAGCAAGCTGGCTGCCGAAAATCTGCTGCGGGGCGCTGGTGGCAACACGGCCATCGTGCGCACCATCGTGGTCTACGGCAAAGGCCATGGGCTGGGTCTCGATTTTGTCAGCTGGGTGCTGCAGGAACTGAGTGCCCAGCGTCCGATCCAGGTGGTCACCGACCAGAGCGGCAATTGCATCTGGGCCATGGAACTGGCGCGACTGCTGGTGCTGGCCATGGAGCAGCGGCGCTGCGGCCTGTTTCACGCGGGCTGCGACGAGGTGCTGACCCGATACGAGCTGGCCCGGACGGTGGCCCGTGTCTTCGATCTCGATGAGAACCTGGTGATCCCGGTGGCCAGCGCCCAGTTGAGCCAGGCCGCGAAGCGCCCAGCGCGCAGCGGACTGCTCACGGGTGAGACACGCCGCCAGCTGGGGATCCAGCTGCTGGGGCTCGAGGAGTCCCTGCGGGCCTTCAAGGCTGACCGCAGCCAGTCCTGGTCCATGAACTGA
- a CDS encoding glycosyltransferase family 2 protein, which yields MSPAPEHTRQARVAIVIPHAGGTEILRACLEALESCRERTPLRLLLVDNLSPDDSVRLAAEHHPWIEVLTQTRNLGFAGGCNAGLAHACAQPGLEYAVLLNNDTVPEPGWLDALLQLADAHPGVAALQPRLLSLPNPGKLDYSGAAGGLLDRYGFPYALGRLFDHIESDGANWLEPRLLAWTSGTACLLRLQALREVGLLDESFFMHMEEIDLCWRLRLKGWKLASCPGSRVHHHSGYSLKAGSPRKVYLNHRNSLLMLVKNLTPGALLARLPLRLLLDGAACLQQLLSGRPASAWAVIHALAGFVRRLPAARAEAKRLAGLTSRGPSCVKETEFPGSIVIQFWIKGHRGADQLGWLPPLLK from the coding sequence GTGAGTCCGGCCCCGGAGCACACGAGGCAGGCACGGGTCGCCATCGTGATACCCCATGCCGGTGGCACTGAGATCCTGCGGGCCTGTCTGGAGGCTCTCGAGAGCTGCCGCGAGCGCACACCACTGCGCCTGCTTCTGGTTGACAATCTCAGCCCGGACGACAGTGTGCGTCTGGCCGCGGAGCACCATCCCTGGATCGAGGTACTGACCCAGACCCGCAACCTGGGATTCGCGGGGGGCTGCAACGCGGGCCTGGCCCACGCCTGCGCCCAGCCGGGTCTGGAGTACGCGGTGCTGCTGAACAACGACACGGTCCCCGAGCCCGGGTGGCTGGACGCGCTTCTGCAACTGGCCGACGCGCACCCCGGGGTGGCCGCGCTGCAGCCCCGACTGCTCTCGCTGCCCAATCCGGGAAAGCTGGATTACAGCGGAGCGGCGGGCGGTCTGCTGGATCGGTACGGTTTTCCCTATGCCCTGGGCCGCCTCTTCGATCACATCGAGAGCGACGGGGCCAACTGGCTGGAACCGCGCTTGCTGGCCTGGACCTCGGGCACGGCCTGCCTGCTCAGACTGCAGGCGCTGCGCGAGGTGGGCCTGCTGGACGAGAGCTTCTTCATGCACATGGAGGAGATCGATCTGTGCTGGCGCCTGCGCCTCAAGGGCTGGAAACTGGCGTCATGTCCCGGCAGTCGCGTGCATCATCACAGCGGTTACAGCCTGAAGGCGGGCAGCCCGCGCAAGGTCTATCTCAACCACCGCAACAGCCTGCTGATGCTGGTGAAGAATCTGACTCCCGGGGCCCTCCTGGCCCGCCTGCCTCTGCGCCTGCTGCTGGACGGAGCTGCCTGCCTGCAGCAGCTGCTGAGCGGGCGTCCGGCCAGCGCCTGGGCCGTGATCCATGCGCTGGCCGGGTTTGTCAGACGGCTGCCCGCGGCTCGCGCAGAGGCAAAGCGACTGGCGGGCCTGACCAGTCGGGGGCCTTCCTGTGTGAAGGAGACCGAGTTTCCGGGAAGCATCGTGATCCAGTTCTGGATCAAGGGCCATCGCGGGGCGGACCAGCTGGGCTGGCTGCCTCCGCTACTCAAGTAA
- a CDS encoding DUF2723 domain-containing protein translates to MPGFERWHRVTAALVFCAALVLYLLTMAPTTSFWDCGEFITASRTLSVPHPPGAPFYLLLGRLFSMLPWPTDIGARVNLISPLASATTVMLLYLSVIHLIAYWKPRHEMSWTDLFGAALGALVFMASDSFWFNAVEAEVYAISMLFTALVVWLAFVWNDRVASGRGDGSRMLLLIFFIIGLALGVHLLNVLALPLVFMIIYFHHRPSDPPLVMLGFLGLCVLSILPVYPGIVFYFPRMVMAWGAGSVPVLFLVLAGLYLLGQRQGLRWLSLGSGATILVLLGYLSYTVILLRSGLNPPLDENDPETLRGLISYLQREQYGSTGIVDQLVNRVAPFWSYQIKHMYLRYFAFNFVGRDFLSDTVRFSQYWGLPLVLGLWGLVTHGFRDWRRALVLLGLFLLTGLAIVVYLNQPDPQPRERDYSYVGSFFAFALWVGLGAAALLEDLAASFRRASRVLIPLVAVLLLVALPLRMLATGYHVHDRHGNYVAWDYAFNSLSMLEPNAILFTNGDNDTFPLWYLQEVEGVRQDVRVVNLSLLNTGWYVRQLRDKEPRVPLPTLFTDEFIASRLDGAGQEALLWRYWGPRRWQDAAGNPLPREEWYRIPMRDREGTEYSIEVPPSMGLDLGEGDSDRNLLRVQDRMILEILREGRWQRPLYFAVTVSGDNFTGLKPWLRMDGLAFRVMDYKTGGSAVEPAVLEANLELFEQHFRNLDDPGVYYDDNIRKLIQNYRSSYVQLALHYEREYPDKALNLLQRMDRFLPEVVAPSFSPELAMRVGELFGQLGDTASMRQRLEFASDWPSGLEPEERFSLALGWLDGFGDQERARALMEPVVQDDPNGEWALQMGLGFEQYGHPEEAIHWYRRVLESAPGDKDAMVALIRASEKARDWKTALETLDQWIGMHPEDTSAAERLEHVRQAQAADSGKGS, encoded by the coding sequence ATGCCCGGCTTCGAACGCTGGCACCGCGTCACCGCGGCGCTGGTCTTCTGTGCCGCCCTCGTCCTCTACCTGCTGACGATGGCCCCCACCACCAGTTTCTGGGATTGCGGCGAGTTCATCACCGCCAGCCGCACTCTCTCCGTGCCACATCCCCCGGGCGCACCATTCTATCTCCTGCTGGGGAGACTCTTCAGCATGCTGCCCTGGCCCACCGACATCGGTGCCCGGGTGAATCTGATCAGCCCTCTGGCCAGTGCGACCACGGTGATGCTGCTGTACCTGAGCGTGATCCATCTGATCGCCTACTGGAAACCGCGTCACGAGATGAGCTGGACCGACCTCTTCGGTGCGGCCCTGGGGGCCCTGGTCTTCATGGCCAGCGACAGTTTCTGGTTCAACGCGGTGGAAGCCGAAGTCTACGCGATTTCCATGCTCTTCACCGCGCTGGTGGTCTGGCTGGCCTTTGTCTGGAACGACCGGGTGGCCAGCGGGCGCGGCGATGGCTCACGCATGCTGCTGCTGATCTTCTTCATCATCGGGCTGGCCCTGGGCGTGCACCTGCTGAATGTGCTGGCGCTGCCGCTGGTGTTCATGATCATCTATTTCCACCACCGTCCTTCCGATCCGCCCCTGGTGATGCTGGGTTTTCTGGGTCTTTGTGTGCTCTCGATCCTGCCGGTGTATCCAGGCATCGTGTTCTATTTTCCGCGAATGGTGATGGCCTGGGGAGCCGGATCGGTACCCGTGCTGTTTCTGGTGCTGGCGGGCCTGTACCTGCTGGGGCAGCGCCAGGGTCTGCGCTGGTTGAGTCTGGGCAGTGGGGCCACCATCCTGGTGCTGCTCGGTTACCTGAGTTACACCGTGATCCTGCTGCGCAGTGGGCTGAATCCGCCCCTGGATGAGAACGACCCGGAAACCCTGCGCGGACTGATCTCCTATCTCCAGCGCGAGCAGTACGGCAGTACGGGCATCGTGGACCAGCTGGTCAACCGGGTGGCGCCCTTCTGGAGCTACCAGATCAAGCACATGTATCTGCGCTACTTCGCCTTCAATTTCGTGGGACGCGACTTCCTCTCCGACACGGTGCGCTTCAGCCAGTACTGGGGCCTGCCGCTCGTGCTGGGGCTCTGGGGGCTGGTGACTCACGGCTTCCGCGACTGGCGTCGTGCGCTGGTGCTGCTGGGGCTGTTCCTTCTCACGGGCCTGGCGATCGTGGTCTATCTGAATCAGCCCGATCCCCAGCCCCGCGAACGGGATTACTCCTATGTGGGCAGTTTCTTCGCCTTCGCGCTCTGGGTGGGGCTGGGCGCTGCCGCGCTGCTCGAGGATCTGGCCGCTTCCTTCAGGCGGGCATCCCGGGTGCTGATTCCGCTGGTTGCCGTTCTGCTGCTGGTGGCTCTGCCCTTGCGCATGCTGGCCACTGGCTATCACGTCCATGACCGTCATGGCAATTACGTTGCCTGGGACTATGCCTTCAATTCCCTCTCGATGCTGGAACCCAACGCGATCCTGTTCACCAATGGAGACAACGACACCTTTCCGCTCTGGTATCTCCAGGAAGTGGAAGGAGTGCGCCAGGACGTGCGCGTGGTGAACCTGAGCCTGCTCAACACGGGATGGTACGTGCGCCAGTTGCGTGACAAGGAACCTCGCGTCCCGTTGCCGACCCTCTTCACCGACGAGTTCATCGCCAGCCGTCTGGACGGAGCCGGCCAGGAAGCGCTGCTCTGGCGCTACTGGGGGCCGCGGCGCTGGCAGGATGCGGCGGGCAATCCGTTGCCCCGGGAAGAGTGGTACCGCATTCCCATGCGGGATCGCGAGGGAACGGAGTACAGCATCGAGGTGCCGCCCTCCATGGGGCTGGATCTGGGCGAGGGCGATTCGGACAGGAACCTGCTGCGCGTGCAGGACCGGATGATTCTCGAGATCCTGCGCGAGGGGCGCTGGCAGCGGCCGCTCTATTTTGCCGTGACCGTGTCCGGCGACAATTTCACCGGGCTCAAACCCTGGTTGCGCATGGACGGACTGGCCTTTCGGGTGATGGATTACAAAACCGGTGGCAGCGCCGTGGAACCCGCGGTGCTCGAAGCCAACCTGGAGCTCTTCGAGCAGCACTTCCGCAATCTGGACGACCCGGGAGTGTATTACGACGACAACATCCGCAAGCTGATCCAGAACTACCGCAGCAGCTATGTGCAGCTGGCCCTGCACTACGAGCGCGAGTATCCGGACAAAGCCCTCAACCTGCTGCAGCGCATGGATCGTTTCCTGCCCGAGGTGGTGGCCCCCAGTTTCAGTCCCGAGCTGGCGATGCGCGTGGGTGAGCTCTTCGGCCAGCTGGGCGACACCGCCAGCATGCGCCAGCGGCTGGAGTTCGCCAGTGACTGGCCCTCGGGTCTGGAGCCCGAAGAGCGCTTCAGCCTGGCCCTTGGCTGGCTCGATGGATTCGGCGATCAGGAACGCGCGCGCGCGCTGATGGAGCCCGTGGTCCAGGACGACCCCAATGGGGAGTGGGCTCTGCAGATGGGCCTGGGCTTCGAGCAGTACGGGCACCCGGAGGAGGCGATCCACTGGTACCGGCGCGTGCTCGAGAGTGCCCCGGGTGACAAGGACGCCATGGTGGCCCTGATCCGTGCCAGCGAGAAGGCCCGGGACTGGAAGACCGCCCTGGAAACCCTGGACCAGTGGATTGGAATGCATCCCGAGGACACCAGCGCCGCCGAGCGTCTGGAGCACGTGCGCCAGGCGCAGGCTGCCGATTCGGGAAAGGGCTCGTGA
- a CDS encoding glycosyltransferase family 2 protein produces the protein MEPTRLSVVIPAWNEERRIVPSLERALPVLARLVPRHEIVVVDDGSADRTLDVAREVCARFDAPFAGFSLEHNRGKGGAVKAGMLAARGEFVLFCDADQSTPMTALEGFLPGMAHNAPVLIGTRKSREARIERHQPWLRESMGKAFTGLARALIGVQVTDFTCGFKIFRRDAAREIFGRQTVNDWSFDAEILFLARALDYPIQEVPVTWTNDTDTKVRLLRDSINSFAGLLRIRRQQRAGLYHLPSESGKSGDASQ, from the coding sequence ATGGAGCCCACCCGACTCAGCGTGGTGATTCCCGCCTGGAATGAGGAACGGCGCATCGTGCCCAGCCTTGAGCGGGCGCTGCCCGTGCTCGCCCGGTTGGTGCCGCGACACGAGATCGTGGTGGTCGATGATGGTTCGGCCGACCGGACCCTCGACGTCGCGCGGGAGGTCTGCGCACGATTCGACGCCCCCTTCGCGGGGTTCAGCCTGGAGCACAACCGGGGCAAGGGTGGCGCGGTCAAGGCCGGCATGCTGGCGGCTCGCGGCGAGTTTGTGCTTTTCTGCGATGCGGACCAGAGCACGCCGATGACCGCGCTGGAGGGCTTTCTGCCCGGGATGGCACACAACGCCCCCGTGCTGATCGGCACGCGCAAGAGCCGGGAAGCCCGCATCGAGCGGCATCAGCCCTGGTTGCGCGAGAGCATGGGCAAGGCCTTCACCGGGCTGGCCCGCGCACTGATTGGAGTGCAGGTCACGGACTTCACCTGCGGCTTCAAGATCTTTCGCCGTGATGCGGCCCGGGAGATCTTTGGACGCCAGACCGTGAACGACTGGAGTTTCGACGCCGAGATTCTTTTTCTGGCACGGGCCCTGGATTACCCGATCCAGGAAGTGCCCGTGACCTGGACCAACGACACGGACACCAAGGTTCGCCTGTTGCGCGACAGCATCAACAGTTTCGCCGGCCTGTTGCGCATTCGGCGCCAGCAGCGTGCCGGTCTGTATCACCTGCCCAGCGAGAGCGGCAAAAGTGGGGACGCGAGCCAATGA
- a CDS encoding glycosyltransferase family 39 protein → MTPEQDRFSVALTLGRYRLRLDLILLLALLLGSLVRVNGLDWGWTDFSPLPAAQAPAMSFYNFHPDEASNVLVARNFTESDSWRPTGELYGQKLDYSLYGATTVYLHVMAVKLASVVGGFTPFDFEDPRSFRDTYLAIRWLTQLMGLASILLLYIAAHHLYGRRTARWAALFLALTAFHAQSGRFGTVDVPMVFFMVWSLAHSARLLRFGQRRDLWLGALAAGLALSTKVNAILVVVPLTVAELEWQFARQAGLRMALGARLKFLLGHLFGWRLWSAAAVTVGVFFVLNPYAFLDYHNYLFGDHAFALFHIIRNVRGEFFYPFQIQFEHIHPFVYLFSNVLLWSAGLALELAGLAGLVFMGLTRRPADRVLLAWFLVSVALTGNAQVMFMRYALPFLPLIALAAARLVQGLREEYKGGWTRPASWALGLLVLLPSLQWSMALASVHSVEDSRISAGRHLKQVLPSGAVVLHERSANSIKPVIHRPSYTNVCLEIPALQRAVESNAASAGQQVDALRARLDGVEWAALLESNRKLGFDRNGGYPVIRAFYAELFDGRLGFQTDSVFQVLPRALGITIDDEPAEFSLRYYDHEEIHIFRRRSAQAVDSAFVALRARLEDGQDRTAALARQALAEGRLEDARSFAEQGLNNGTAGASMFYEVLARVFEQAALLGSGTEELDLAARYYQKAIQTDALFREDRLADYGEFLLALGQREALGQLLKQVASQGISAPRLDQLARRLRDGSPTP, encoded by the coding sequence ATGACGCCCGAGCAGGATCGCTTCAGCGTTGCCCTGACACTGGGACGCTATCGTTTGCGTCTGGATCTGATCCTGCTGCTGGCGCTGCTGCTGGGCAGTCTGGTGCGGGTCAACGGACTGGACTGGGGCTGGACCGATTTCTCCCCGCTGCCCGCCGCCCAGGCGCCCGCCATGAGCTTCTACAATTTTCATCCCGACGAGGCCTCCAACGTGCTGGTGGCGCGCAACTTCACCGAGTCGGATTCCTGGCGCCCCACCGGCGAGCTTTACGGACAGAAACTGGACTACAGTCTCTACGGTGCCACCACGGTCTACCTGCATGTGATGGCCGTGAAACTGGCGTCGGTCGTGGGTGGCTTCACGCCCTTCGACTTCGAGGACCCGCGCTCTTTCCGCGACACCTACCTGGCCATTCGCTGGCTGACCCAGCTGATGGGTCTGGCCAGCATCCTGCTGCTGTACATCGCGGCCCATCACCTGTACGGACGCAGAACGGCCCGCTGGGCCGCGCTCTTTCTGGCGTTGACGGCCTTCCATGCCCAGAGCGGGCGTTTTGGCACGGTGGATGTGCCCATGGTCTTCTTCATGGTCTGGAGTCTGGCCCATTCGGCGCGCCTGCTGCGCTTCGGCCAGCGCCGTGATCTCTGGCTGGGTGCGCTGGCCGCGGGACTGGCGCTCTCGACGAAAGTCAACGCGATTCTGGTGGTGGTGCCGCTGACCGTGGCCGAACTGGAGTGGCAATTCGCCCGCCAGGCCGGCCTCCGGATGGCCCTGGGCGCGCGACTGAAGTTCCTCTTGGGGCATCTGTTCGGCTGGCGGCTGTGGAGCGCGGCCGCGGTCACGGTGGGTGTGTTCTTCGTGCTCAATCCCTACGCCTTCCTGGACTACCACAACTATCTCTTCGGCGACCATGCCTTCGCCCTGTTCCACATCATCCGCAATGTGCGCGGCGAGTTCTTCTATCCCTTCCAGATCCAGTTCGAGCACATCCATCCTTTTGTCTACCTCTTCAGCAATGTGCTGCTCTGGTCGGCCGGGCTGGCGCTGGAACTGGCCGGCCTGGCTGGACTGGTCTTCATGGGGCTGACACGCAGACCCGCCGACCGCGTGCTGCTGGCCTGGTTCCTGGTCAGTGTGGCGCTCACCGGCAACGCCCAGGTGATGTTCATGCGTTACGCCCTGCCCTTTCTGCCGCTGATCGCGCTGGCGGCCGCACGCCTGGTCCAGGGGCTGAGGGAGGAATACAAGGGCGGCTGGACCCGGCCCGCATCCTGGGCCCTGGGGCTGCTGGTGCTGCTGCCCAGCCTGCAATGGAGCATGGCGCTGGCCTCCGTGCATTCGGTCGAAGACAGCCGGATCAGCGCGGGCCGCCATCTCAAGCAGGTGCTGCCCAGCGGCGCGGTGGTGCTGCACGAGCGCAGCGCCAACAGCATCAAACCCGTGATCCACCGTCCGTCCTACACCAATGTCTGTCTCGAGATTCCCGCCTTGCAGCGTGCCGTCGAGAGCAATGCGGCCAGCGCGGGCCAGCAGGTGGACGCCCTGCGCGCCCGGCTGGATGGAGTTGAATGGGCCGCTCTGCTGGAAAGCAATCGCAAGCTGGGCTTCGACCGCAATGGCGGCTACCCGGTGATCCGGGCGTTCTATGCCGAGCTCTTCGACGGCCGACTGGGTTTCCAGACGGACAGCGTGTTCCAGGTGCTGCCGCGCGCACTGGGCATCACGATTGACGATGAACCCGCCGAATTCAGCCTGCGCTATTACGACCACGAGGAGATTCACATCTTCCGGCGCCGCTCGGCCCAGGCCGTGGACAGTGCGTTCGTGGCCCTGCGCGCGCGCCTCGAGGACGGCCAGGACCGCACGGCCGCGCTGGCGCGCCAGGCACTGGCCGAGGGGCGCTTGGAAGATGCGCGCTCCTTTGCCGAACAGGGGCTGAACAACGGGACCGCCGGTGCGTCGATGTTCTATGAAGTTCTGGCCCGGGTCTTCGAGCAGGCCGCCCTGCTGGGCTCGGGCACTGAGGAACTGGATCTGGCCGCGCGCTACTATCAGAAGGCGATCCAGACGGACGCCCTGTTCCGTGAAGACCGGCTGGCCGACTATGGCGAATTCCTGCTGGCACTGGGGCAGCGCGAGGCACTGGGCCAACTGCTGAAACAGGTGGCTTCCCAGGGAATCAGTGCTCCCCGGCTGGATCAGTTGGCCCGTCGGCTCCGCGACGGCAGCCCCACCCCGTGA
- a CDS encoding sodium:proton antiporter encodes MRHLRSWFPLLLILLLPTVAAFWPAAGLALASESAVAEAGAHHGASLGESLPLWSAIPFVGILLSIALFPLLAPRFWHHHFGKVSAFWAVLFAVPFMIAYGVGTGLYSILHIYVLDYVPFLVLLASLFVIAGGISIKGGIAGTPKVNTLLLLIGTLLSSWIGTTGSSMLLIRPLLTSNAHRERKAHVVIFFIFLVSNIGGALTPIGDPPLFLGFLHGVSFFWTMKIFPYMGFNSVILLGLFYLIDTLLMRKEKPAPAVSSDPIRIEGLPNFLLLGGVVLAVILSGVFNSHPLFLDVEHHIPRGITLMNGDHPLVLPWINILRDGFMVLLMLVSLKITRKEVRAANEFDWFPIQEVAILFAGIFMTIIPALEILKAGQHGAMAFIVNLVHSEASYFWVTGALSSFLDNAPTYLTFFNTALGSLTPGMTEAQGVPLLMNQFTGYLEAISMGAVFMGANTYIGNAPNFMVKSIAEQRGVKMPSFFGYMAWSGAILIPLFILNSLLFF; translated from the coding sequence ATGCGTCACCTGCGTTCGTGGTTTCCACTGCTGCTGATCCTGCTGCTGCCAACCGTGGCGGCATTCTGGCCCGCTGCGGGTCTGGCCCTGGCGTCCGAATCCGCGGTTGCCGAAGCTGGAGCACATCATGGAGCCAGTCTGGGCGAAAGCCTGCCGCTCTGGAGCGCGATTCCCTTCGTGGGCATTCTGCTGTCCATCGCGCTGTTTCCGCTGCTGGCCCCGCGTTTCTGGCACCACCACTTCGGCAAGGTGTCCGCGTTCTGGGCCGTGCTGTTCGCCGTGCCCTTCATGATTGCCTATGGTGTCGGCACGGGACTGTATTCGATCCTTCACATCTATGTGCTGGACTACGTGCCCTTTCTGGTGCTGCTGGCCTCGCTCTTCGTGATTGCCGGTGGCATTTCCATCAAGGGCGGCATCGCGGGCACGCCGAAAGTCAACACGCTGTTGCTGCTGATCGGTACTCTGCTCTCAAGCTGGATCGGAACCACCGGCAGCTCGATGCTGCTGATCCGCCCGCTGCTCACCTCCAACGCCCACCGCGAGCGCAAGGCCCACGTGGTGATCTTCTTCATTTTCCTGGTCTCCAACATCGGCGGAGCGCTGACCCCCATTGGCGATCCCCCGCTCTTCCTCGGGTTTCTGCACGGGGTGAGTTTCTTCTGGACCATGAAGATCTTCCCTTACATGGGCTTCAACTCCGTGATCCTGCTGGGGCTGTTCTATCTCATCGACACACTCCTGATGCGCAAAGAAAAGCCGGCACCCGCCGTCAGTTCCGATCCGATCCGCATCGAAGGGCTGCCCAATTTCCTGCTGCTGGGTGGAGTGGTGCTGGCGGTGATTCTTTCGGGCGTGTTCAACTCCCACCCCTTGTTCCTGGACGTCGAGCATCACATTCCACGGGGAATCACTCTGATGAATGGCGATCACCCCCTCGTGCTGCCCTGGATCAACATTCTGCGCGATGGGTTCATGGTGCTGCTGATGCTGGTGTCACTCAAGATCACGCGCAAGGAAGTGCGGGCCGCCAACGAGTTCGACTGGTTCCCGATCCAGGAAGTGGCGATTCTCTTCGCGGGCATCTTCATGACCATCATTCCCGCGCTGGAAATCCTCAAGGCGGGCCAGCATGGCGCGATGGCTTTCATCGTGAACCTGGTGCACAGCGAGGCCAGCTACTTCTGGGTGACCGGCGCTCTCAGCAGTTTTCTGGACAACGCACCCACCTACCTGACCTTCTTCAATACCGCACTGGGCTCGCTGACCCCGGGCATGACCGAGGCCCAGGGTGTGCCGCTGTTGATGAACCAGTTCACGGGCTATCTGGAAGCGATCAGCATGGGCGCGGTGTTCATGGGGGCCAACACCTACATCGGCAATGCACCCAACTTCATGGTCAAATCCATCGCCGAGCAGCGCGGGGTGAAGATGCCCAGCTTCTTCGGCTACATGGCCTGGAGCGGGGCGATCCTGATTCCGCTGTTCATCCTCAACAGTCTGCTGTTCTTCTGA